The Agrobacterium cucumeris genome has a segment encoding these proteins:
- a CDS encoding RidA family protein, with product MEKQKLVRFATADNQAGGQRRPFAKAVRAGDFVYVSGQVPTIDGEVVTGGIVAQTEQVVANIKDVLALADCTLADVVKVNVWLDDARDFSSFNAVFQKYFIDHPPARSTVQSPLMVDAKVEMDVIAYKPLA from the coding sequence ATGGAAAAGCAGAAGCTGGTAAGATTCGCAACGGCTGATAATCAGGCCGGCGGCCAACGTCGACCATTTGCCAAGGCCGTTCGGGCCGGCGATTTTGTCTATGTTTCCGGGCAGGTGCCGACTATTGACGGGGAAGTGGTGACCGGCGGCATCGTGGCACAGACCGAGCAGGTTGTAGCCAATATCAAGGATGTTCTGGCGCTTGCCGATTGCACGCTTGCCGATGTGGTGAAGGTTAATGTCTGGCTGGACGATGCCCGCGACTTTTCGAGCTTCAACGCTGTTTTCCAGAAATATTTCATTGATCATCCGCCGGCTCGCTCCACCGTGCAGTCGCCGCTGATGGTCGATGCAAAGGTGGAAATGGACGTTATCGCTTATAAGCCATTGGCTTAA
- the repA gene encoding plasmid partitioning protein RepA, with translation MTQSADSRRAAGAPDLTGLIQQHSAALSAQLQAHNANTFSPHTEKSMRHFSPAETARLIGIGEAYLRQIAAERPELDAAQASGRRSYSVEDMHEIRKLLDQGARGTRRYLPHRRDGEELQVIAVMNFKGGSGKTTTSAHLAQYLALRGYRVLAIDLDPQASLSALFGHQPEIDVGPNETLYGAIRYDEERRPIAEIVRGTYIPGLHIVPGNLELMEFEHDTPRALMRRAPGDTLFFARIGQAIAQAQNFYDVVVIDCPPQLGYLTLSALTAATSVLVTVHPQMLDVMSMNQFLAMTGDLLAEIGRAGARSDYNWMRYLITRFEPSDGPQNQMVAFLRSIFGENVLNHPMLKSTAVSDAGLTNQTLFEVERTQFTRSTYDRALEAMNNVNAEVEGLIKKAWGRAA, from the coding sequence ATGACACAGAGTGCCGACTCAAGACGTGCTGCAGGGGCCCCCGACCTGACGGGCCTTATACAACAGCATTCGGCTGCACTGTCAGCCCAATTGCAGGCGCATAATGCAAATACATTTTCACCCCACACCGAAAAGAGCATGCGACATTTCTCGCCTGCCGAAACCGCGCGGCTGATTGGAATTGGCGAGGCTTATCTTCGCCAGATCGCAGCTGAGCGTCCGGAACTTGACGCGGCACAGGCCTCAGGCCGCCGCTCCTATTCCGTTGAAGACATGCATGAGATCAGAAAGCTTCTCGATCAGGGCGCACGTGGCACACGCCGCTACCTGCCTCACCGTCGTGACGGCGAAGAACTCCAGGTTATCGCCGTCATGAATTTCAAGGGCGGCTCCGGAAAGACCACGACGTCGGCGCATCTGGCGCAATATCTGGCGCTGCGCGGTTATCGGGTTCTCGCAATCGACCTTGATCCTCAGGCCAGTTTGTCCGCTCTCTTCGGTCATCAGCCGGAGATCGATGTCGGCCCGAATGAAACACTCTATGGCGCGATCCGCTATGACGAGGAACGCCGTCCGATCGCCGAGATCGTTCGTGGCACCTATATTCCCGGCCTTCACATCGTTCCGGGCAATCTGGAGCTCATGGAGTTCGAGCACGACACGCCTCGCGCACTGATGCGTCGCGCTCCGGGTGACACGTTGTTTTTTGCCCGCATCGGTCAGGCAATCGCCCAGGCCCAGAATTTCTATGATGTCGTCGTGATCGATTGCCCGCCGCAACTCGGTTACCTGACGCTTTCGGCATTGACGGCAGCTACCTCGGTTCTCGTCACCGTTCATCCGCAGATGCTGGACGTCATGTCCATGAACCAGTTTCTCGCCATGACCGGCGATCTGCTCGCCGAAATCGGCCGGGCAGGTGCGCGATCCGATTATAACTGGATGCGTTATCTCATCACCCGGTTTGAACCCAGTGACGGCCCGCAAAATCAGATGGTTGCTTTCCTGCGTTCGATCTTCGGTGAAAACGTCCTCAATCATCCGATGCTGAAGAGCACGGCTGTCTCTGACGCCGGGTTGACCAACCAGACGCTTTTCGAGGTCGAGAGAACCCAGTTCACCCGCTCGACCTATGATCGCGCGCTGGAAGCCATGAACAATGTAAACGCTGAAGTCGAAGGACTGATCAAAAAAGCGTGGGGTAGGGCAGCATGA
- the hutU gene encoding urocanate hydratase, whose protein sequence is MDNPRHNIREVRAPQGNELNAKSWMTEAPLRMLMNNLDPDVAERPHELVVYGGIGRAARTWEDFDRIVATLKDLTEDETLIVQSGKPVGVFRTHKDAPRVLIANSNLVPHWANWDHFNELDKKGLAMYGQMTAGSWIYIGTQGIVQGTYETFVEAGRQHYGGNLKGKWILTGGLGGMGGAQPLAAVMAGACCLAVECDETRVDFRLRTRYVDAKAHTLDEALALIDQWTKAGEAKSVGLIGNAAEIFPELFRRGIRPDMVTDQTSAHDPIHGYLPAGWTVAEWRAKQESDPKAVAAAARASMKVHVQAMVDFWNAGVPTLDYGNNIRQVAKDEGLEDAFAFPGFVPAYIRPLFCRGIGPFRWAALSGDPEDIYKTDAKVKELLPDNKHLHNWLDMARERIAFQGLPARICWVGLGDRHRLGLAFNEMVKNGELKAPVVIGRDHLDSGSVASPNRETEAMKDGSDAVSDWPLLNALLNTASGATWVSLHHGGGVGMGFSQHSGMVICADGTDDAARRLERVLWNDPATGVMRHADAGYEIAVDCAKEQGLRLPGILGN, encoded by the coding sequence ATGGATAATCCGCGCCACAATATTCGCGAAGTCCGCGCGCCGCAGGGCAATGAGCTGAACGCCAAAAGCTGGATGACGGAAGCACCGCTGCGCATGCTGATGAACAATCTCGACCCTGATGTCGCCGAGCGGCCGCATGAACTGGTGGTTTATGGCGGCATCGGCCGCGCCGCCCGCACCTGGGAAGATTTCGACCGCATCGTCGCGACGCTGAAGGATCTGACCGAGGACGAGACCCTCATCGTGCAGTCTGGCAAACCGGTTGGCGTATTCCGCACCCACAAGGATGCGCCGCGGGTTTTGATCGCCAATTCCAATCTCGTGCCGCATTGGGCCAACTGGGACCATTTCAACGAGCTGGATAAGAAGGGGCTCGCCATGTACGGCCAGATGACGGCCGGTTCGTGGATTTACATCGGCACGCAGGGCATCGTGCAGGGTACTTATGAGACCTTCGTCGAGGCCGGCCGCCAGCACTATGGCGGCAACCTCAAGGGCAAATGGATCCTGACCGGCGGTCTTGGCGGCATGGGCGGCGCACAGCCGCTGGCCGCCGTCATGGCAGGCGCCTGCTGCCTAGCCGTCGAATGCGATGAAACCCGCGTCGATTTCCGTCTGCGCACCCGTTATGTCGATGCAAAGGCACACACGCTGGATGAGGCGCTGGCACTCATCGACCAATGGACCAAGGCAGGCGAAGCAAAATCCGTCGGCCTGATCGGCAATGCGGCGGAAATCTTCCCTGAACTGTTTCGCCGTGGCATCCGCCCCGACATGGTCACCGACCAGACCTCGGCGCATGATCCGATCCACGGTTATCTGCCGGCCGGCTGGACCGTTGCCGAATGGCGCGCCAAGCAGGAAAGTGACCCGAAGGCCGTCGCCGCTGCTGCCCGCGCCTCGATGAAGGTGCATGTGCAGGCCATGGTCGATTTCTGGAACGCCGGTGTTCCGACGCTCGATTACGGTAATAATATCCGCCAGGTCGCCAAGGATGAAGGGCTGGAGGACGCTTTCGCCTTCCCCGGCTTCGTTCCCGCCTATATCCGTCCGCTGTTTTGCCGCGGTATAGGCCCGTTCCGCTGGGCGGCACTTTCGGGCGATCCGGAAGACATCTACAAGACTGACGCCAAGGTGAAAGAACTGCTGCCTGACAACAAGCACCTGCATAACTGGCTGGATATGGCACGCGAGCGCATCGCGTTTCAGGGCCTGCCGGCGCGTATCTGCTGGGTCGGGCTTGGCGACCGCCATCGTCTGGGCCTTGCCTTCAACGAAATGGTGAAGAACGGCGAGCTGAAAGCGCCTGTTGTCATCGGTCGCGACCATCTCGACAGCGGTTCCGTCGCCTCGCCCAACCGCGAAACCGAAGCCATGAAGGACGGTTCGGATGCCGTGTCGGACTGGCCGCTCCTGAATGCGCTGCTCAACACCGCTTCCGGCGCGACCTGGGTTTCGCTGCACCATGGCGGCGGTGTCGGCATGGGCTTCTCCCAGCATTCCGGCATGGTCATCTGCGCCGATGGCACCGACGATGCCGCTCGCCGGCTTGAGCGTGTGCTCTGGAACGATCCGGCAACCGGCGTCATGCGCCATGCCGATGCCGGTTATGAGATCGCCGTGGATTGCGCCAAGGAGCAGGGCTTGCGCCTGCCTGGCATTCTCGGCAATTGA
- the repB gene encoding plasmid partitioning protein RepB, whose translation MSRKQIFANLGTPATDNNDAATERARPRIRPILGSPDLVTDVANSPVGMIGQSLNEVSERAKRAEEIEKRLAEGLTIVSLNPADIDPSFIPDRMPASEEADAGLVEAIREQGQQVPILVRPHPEFPGRYQVAFGHRRLRAVSSLGIPVKAVVRDLSDEQLVVAQGQENNERRDLTYIEKARFAQKLQMRFPRDTIMAAMSLHKGDLSNMLSVVGRIPEDLVDLIGPAPSVGRRNWMDLADQLSSSQVKEAARAYVKEPSVAALVSEDRFKSLLDFLKPKAQAKKAGVWSSETGGRLAKVVESDRKLDISIDKNEAPEFAEFVLEHLQALFAEYRSKQ comes from the coding sequence ATGAGCAGAAAGCAGATTTTCGCAAATCTAGGTACACCAGCTACCGACAACAACGACGCAGCTACTGAGCGGGCGCGGCCACGCATCAGGCCCATCCTTGGTTCTCCCGATCTGGTGACTGATGTTGCCAACTCACCGGTTGGTATGATCGGCCAGTCCCTGAACGAAGTTTCTGAACGTGCAAAGCGAGCTGAAGAGATCGAAAAGCGGCTCGCCGAGGGTCTGACGATCGTTTCCCTCAATCCTGCCGATATTGATCCTTCGTTCATACCGGATCGTATGCCGGCTTCCGAAGAAGCGGATGCAGGTCTGGTGGAAGCCATTCGCGAGCAGGGACAGCAGGTTCCCATTCTGGTGCGCCCGCATCCCGAGTTTCCGGGCCGCTATCAGGTTGCCTTCGGTCATCGCCGTCTGCGTGCCGTCTCGAGCCTTGGTATCCCGGTCAAGGCCGTCGTTCGCGATCTTAGTGATGAACAGCTGGTCGTGGCACAGGGACAGGAAAACAACGAGCGTCGCGATCTCACCTATATCGAAAAGGCGCGCTTTGCCCAGAAACTGCAGATGCGGTTTCCCCGTGATACGATCATGGCGGCAATGTCGCTGCATAAAGGCGATCTTTCCAACATGTTGTCAGTCGTCGGCCGCATTCCGGAGGATCTGGTCGATCTTATCGGTCCCGCGCCCAGCGTCGGTCGCCGTAACTGGATGGATCTTGCCGATCAGCTTTCCTCGTCGCAGGTCAAGGAAGCTGCCCGCGCTTATGTCAAGGAGCCTTCCGTTGCGGCGCTTGTCTCCGAAGACAGATTCAAATCACTTCTGGATTTCCTGAAGCCCAAAGCCCAGGCGAAAAAAGCCGGTGTCTGGTCGTCGGAAACCGGTGGTCGATTGGCAAAGGTGGTTGAGAGCGACCGCAAGCTGGATATCTCGATCGATAAGAACGAAGCCCCGGAATTTGCCGAGTTCGTTCTGGAACATCTTCAGGCGCTGTTTGCCGAATACCGATCCAAGCAGTGA
- a CDS encoding M81 family metallopeptidase yields the protein MRIFTASLATETNTFSPVPTDMDAFRAAFYAGPGEHPETPTLCSSPVPILRRRGKAEGFTVIEGTSCWAEPAGLIQRQTYETLRNTILAELQEALPVDAVVLGLHGAMVAQGYDDPEGDFLSRVRAMVGPDVLIAAEFDPHSHLTALRVKNLDLMATFLEFPHTDFEERGEHVVELALRTLRGEIKPVISTFDCRMITIYPTSREPMRSYVDRLKAMEGKDGILSISVIHGFMAGDVPDMGTRIVVVTDGDREKGDALAEKLGHELYAMRKVTAMPMLDTESGLDKALAIRSSNPDKPVVVSDIWDNPGGGVAGDATYILRRMVERGMDNIGVATIWDPIAVSFCHAAGEGAEIDLRIGGKSSPEGGEPLDFRIKVMRTVEAGWQSFRNSRVTLGRAAVVRPVGTEIDIILITSRTQTYEPDIFSNLGIDFAKKDVLLVKSTNHFHAGFAPVASEIVYIAAPTSYPTDPAKTAYRKASLKLWPRVADPLGLD from the coding sequence ATGCGTATATTCACGGCGTCGCTCGCCACCGAAACCAACACGTTTTCGCCCGTCCCGACGGATATGGATGCTTTCCGCGCGGCTTTTTATGCCGGGCCGGGTGAACATCCGGAAACGCCGACGCTCTGCTCTTCGCCGGTGCCAATCCTGCGGCGTCGCGGCAAGGCGGAAGGGTTCACGGTGATTGAGGGCACGTCCTGCTGGGCGGAGCCTGCAGGTCTCATCCAGCGCCAGACTTATGAAACGCTGCGCAATACTATCCTTGCGGAGCTCCAGGAAGCGCTGCCGGTTGATGCGGTCGTTCTTGGTCTTCACGGCGCAATGGTGGCGCAGGGATATGATGATCCGGAAGGTGATTTTCTGTCGCGTGTGCGCGCAATGGTCGGGCCCGACGTGTTGATCGCGGCGGAATTTGACCCGCACAGCCATCTGACGGCGCTGCGAGTTAAAAATCTCGACCTCATGGCGACGTTCCTGGAGTTTCCCCACACCGATTTCGAAGAACGCGGCGAGCATGTCGTTGAACTGGCGCTGCGTACCCTGCGTGGTGAGATCAAACCGGTCATTTCCACGTTCGATTGCCGCATGATCACCATTTATCCGACCAGCCGCGAGCCGATGCGGTCTTATGTGGACCGTTTGAAGGCGATGGAAGGCAAGGACGGCATCCTGTCGATTTCGGTCATCCACGGTTTCATGGCGGGCGATGTGCCGGATATGGGCACGCGGATTGTCGTCGTTACAGATGGAGACCGGGAGAAGGGCGATGCGCTGGCCGAAAAGCTCGGCCATGAACTTTATGCCATGCGCAAAGTAACCGCCATGCCCATGCTGGATACGGAGTCAGGCCTCGACAAGGCACTTGCCATTCGCAGCAGCAATCCGGACAAGCCGGTGGTGGTGTCGGATATTTGGGACAATCCGGGAGGTGGCGTTGCGGGTGATGCCACCTATATCCTGCGGCGTATGGTGGAGCGCGGCATGGATAATATCGGCGTCGCGACGATCTGGGATCCCATTGCGGTCTCTTTCTGTCACGCCGCGGGCGAGGGGGCAGAGATCGATCTGCGCATCGGCGGCAAATCCAGCCCCGAGGGCGGTGAGCCGCTCGACTTCCGCATAAAAGTGATGCGCACCGTTGAGGCCGGCTGGCAAAGTTTCCGCAACAGCCGCGTCACGCTTGGCCGCGCTGCGGTTGTCCGGCCGGTTGGCACAGAGATCGATATCATCCTCATCACCAGTCGCACCCAAACTTATGAGCCGGATATCTTTTCCAATCTCGGGATCGATTTCGCTAAAAAAGACGTCCTGTTGGTCAAGTCAACCAATCACTTCCATGCGGGTTTTGCGCCGGTCGCCTCGGAGATCGTCTATATCGCGGCACCGACCTCTTATCCGACCGATCCGGCTAAAACCGCTTATCGCAAAGCGAGCCTCAAGCTCTGGCCACGTGTGGCCGATCCGCTGGGTCTGGACTAG
- a CDS encoding HutD/Ves family protein — protein MTLLHASDYKRMPWKNGGGETVEIAIFPPAASVNDFDWRISMATVATDGPFSIFPGIDRTLSILQGNGMALAIAANEPLLLTMESAPLPFSADVPVNATLPGGPIVDLNVMTRRSAFRHAVQKRSGTFSATAEGVTTLVLALDALVVSSGDEKANLDRLDSLLIENSRPFTVEPDQNTGAFFLITLQPL, from the coding sequence ATGACCCTGTTGCACGCAAGCGATTACAAACGCATGCCCTGGAAAAATGGCGGTGGCGAAACCGTGGAAATCGCTATCTTCCCGCCAGCCGCCTCCGTGAATGATTTCGATTGGCGAATCAGCATGGCAACCGTTGCAACCGACGGACCATTTTCGATTTTTCCCGGCATAGACCGCACCCTGTCCATTCTTCAGGGCAATGGCATGGCGCTTGCGATCGCAGCCAACGAGCCACTGCTGCTGACGATGGAGAGTGCTCCCCTGCCCTTTTCGGCGGATGTTCCTGTCAATGCGACATTGCCCGGCGGCCCGATCGTCGATCTGAACGTCATGACCCGCCGCTCGGCTTTCCGCCATGCCGTGCAAAAGCGCTCCGGCACATTTTCCGCGACAGCAGAGGGTGTCACGACACTCGTCCTCGCGCTCGATGCGCTTGTGGTCTCCAGCGGCGATGAAAAAGCCAATCTCGATCGGCTGGACAGCCTGTTGATCGAAAACAGTCGGCCTTTCACTGTCGAGCCCGATCAAAATACGGGCGCGTTTTTCCTCATCACACTTCAGCCCCTCTGA
- a CDS encoding FAD/NAD(P)-binding protein, with product MSYDVALVGSGFAAICTAAHLLSSLPAKASIVIVGDESDFGRGTAYRTELPYHRLNVPAGRMSVFPDRPNDFVDWLKESGIGDDPLLFASRGDYGLYLRDRLATLLRSREQRARVDFIRAKASTCRPADAGGFTFVLENGETMRAQNVVLCVGVGAASLPVQTVANDEGRAQRIIGHCWQPGWLSKVKTGDRVCILGSGLTMIDQVLTLRGKGHTGPIHVLSRRGLVPHPHISPPLPPVDPILPEETTEISRLLQSLRKQVRDGAPWRTVMDGLRPRTQSLWQVLTVAQRSRFLRHALPWWNIHRHRIAPEVHAAFEKLLADDVLEVHAGYLNSVEEQDEGITLRYRRRHTQISKELQVDWVVNCTGMERAGIGHSRLLENMRNDGVLLLDPLGLGVEVDDESRLLRADGQSWPGLFAAGALTAGRLWEITAVPDIRVQAQKIAQHVTDRVSAKG from the coding sequence ATGTCCTATGATGTTGCTCTCGTCGGGTCCGGCTTCGCTGCCATCTGTACTGCCGCCCATCTTCTCTCTTCTCTGCCAGCGAAGGCCTCGATCGTTATTGTTGGCGACGAGTCTGACTTTGGGCGTGGAACAGCCTATCGTACCGAACTACCCTATCACCGGCTGAATGTCCCGGCTGGACGCATGAGTGTCTTTCCTGACCGCCCGAATGATTTCGTCGACTGGCTGAAGGAAAGCGGGATAGGGGACGATCCTCTATTGTTTGCATCGCGCGGAGATTATGGTCTCTATCTGAGAGATAGATTGGCCACCCTGTTGAGGAGTCGGGAACAGAGAGCAAGGGTGGATTTCATTCGGGCCAAGGCTTCCACCTGTCGCCCTGCCGATGCGGGCGGATTCACCTTCGTGCTCGAAAACGGTGAGACCATGCGCGCGCAAAACGTTGTTCTGTGTGTGGGTGTCGGGGCGGCCAGTTTGCCGGTGCAAACTGTCGCGAATGACGAGGGCAGGGCGCAGCGGATCATCGGTCACTGCTGGCAGCCGGGATGGCTGTCGAAGGTTAAGACGGGCGACCGCGTCTGTATTCTCGGTTCCGGGTTGACGATGATTGATCAGGTGCTGACCCTGCGGGGAAAAGGGCACACGGGGCCAATCCATGTTCTGTCCCGTCGCGGGCTTGTGCCGCATCCGCATATCAGCCCCCCTTTGCCTCCCGTCGATCCGATATTACCAGAGGAAACCACTGAGATTAGCCGCCTGTTACAGTCTTTGCGCAAACAGGTGAGGGACGGCGCGCCATGGCGGACGGTGATGGATGGATTGCGGCCGAGAACGCAGTCGCTTTGGCAAGTTCTCACGGTTGCTCAAAGAAGCAGGTTTCTCCGGCATGCACTTCCCTGGTGGAATATTCACCGGCACCGCATCGCGCCGGAGGTTCATGCGGCTTTTGAGAAACTGCTTGCGGATGATGTTCTGGAAGTCCACGCGGGTTATCTGAACTCCGTTGAAGAGCAGGATGAAGGCATTACCTTGCGCTACCGCCGCCGGCATACGCAGATATCGAAAGAGCTGCAGGTGGACTGGGTTGTCAATTGCACCGGTATGGAGCGAGCGGGCATTGGTCATTCGCGCCTCTTGGAAAATATGAGGAACGACGGTGTGCTTCTGCTGGATCCTCTGGGTCTCGGCGTCGAGGTGGACGACGAGTCTCGCCTGTTGCGAGCGGATGGACAAAGCTGGCCCGGCCTCTTCGCCGCTGGCGCGCTGACGGCGGGCCGTTTGTGGGAAATAACCGCCGTGCCGGATATTCGCGTACAGGCGCAAAAAATTGCGCAACACGTCACGGACAGGGTGTCAGCGAAGGGGTAA
- a CDS encoding D-TA family PLP-dependent enzyme: MTYPWPEEGTPLDAISTPMPVIDEDRLAANILKAQSYLDEHGKAFRPHIKTHKIPAIARQQLQAGAIGINCQKVSEAEVFADAGFDDILITFNILGAAKLSRLKALNARIGRLSVVADSAATIAGLAGTFDTEKPLAVLVECDTGGKRCGVQTPEAALVLAEKINAAPGLVFKGILTYPAPGGAEKVESFIGETMALLAAKSIECPVRSSGGSPDFYAAHLVPSATEHRAGTYVYNDRAMLRAGHCAAGDLAMHVLATVVSRPTPDRAVLDCGSKALTSDLLGFSDYGLIEGYEGAKIISLSEEHAVVDLSGCTSGRPEIGDVVKVVPNHTCVVSNLFDRMVFHRNGLVTRVEDVAARGTVW, from the coding sequence ATGACCTATCCCTGGCCTGAAGAGGGCACACCACTCGATGCGATTTCAACGCCGATGCCGGTGATCGATGAAGATCGGCTTGCGGCCAATATTCTCAAGGCGCAATCCTATCTCGATGAGCATGGCAAGGCCTTCCGACCGCACATCAAGACGCACAAGATCCCGGCTATCGCCAGGCAACAGCTTCAGGCCGGCGCGATCGGCATCAATTGCCAGAAGGTCAGCGAAGCGGAAGTTTTCGCGGATGCCGGCTTCGACGACATCCTGATTACCTTTAATATTCTTGGCGCAGCAAAATTGTCGCGACTAAAGGCGCTGAATGCGCGTATTGGCCGGTTGAGTGTCGTTGCCGACAGCGCCGCGACGATTGCTGGCCTTGCTGGCACATTTGATACGGAAAAGCCGCTCGCCGTGCTTGTCGAATGCGATACCGGCGGAAAGCGTTGTGGCGTACAAACGCCGGAAGCCGCCCTGGTGCTTGCAGAAAAGATCAATGCGGCTCCGGGTCTCGTTTTCAAAGGCATTTTGACCTATCCGGCACCGGGCGGCGCTGAAAAGGTCGAGAGTTTCATTGGCGAGACAATGGCGCTGCTGGCGGCGAAAAGCATCGAATGCCCTGTGCGCTCCAGCGGCGGTTCACCGGATTTTTACGCCGCACACCTTGTGCCTTCGGCAACCGAACACCGGGCGGGTACCTATGTCTATAATGACCGCGCCATGCTGCGCGCCGGTCATTGTGCGGCTGGTGATCTGGCAATGCATGTTCTCGCCACTGTGGTGTCGCGGCCCACGCCCGATCGAGCCGTGCTCGATTGCGGTTCCAAGGCTTTGACCTCCGATCTTCTTGGTTTCAGCGATTACGGGCTGATCGAAGGTTATGAGGGTGCAAAAATCATCTCGCTTTCGGAAGAACATGCAGTTGTCGATCTATCCGGCTGCACGTCCGGCAGGCCGGAAATCGGTGATGTGGTCAAGGTCGTGCCGAACCATACCTGCGTCGTCAGCAACCTTTTCGACAGGATGGTGTTTCATCGAAACGGTCTTGTGACCCGGGTTGAAGACGTGGCCGCACGTGGTACCGTCTGGTAA